The following are encoded in a window of Phaseolus vulgaris cultivar G19833 chromosome 3, P. vulgaris v2.0, whole genome shotgun sequence genomic DNA:
- the LOC137807405 gene encoding uncharacterized protein isoform X1 — protein MRNVIRSLRQLRPAFQSQDCVLFSVNVAQESPCHFGLSCQIHSSAYIVADHAETNFVKNHSFVTTTRALSTDAAKLTNRVTETSKAGPLVEYERRIANGELVEGDACQVDTLSELQRLYDDLVESADACQLDRNSEKPVRSGWLWSRLLSHPSYSPVKGLYLFGGVGTGKTMLMDLFFEQLPSNWRKKRIHFHDFMLNVHSMLQKHKGLSDPLDRVAGEISDDAILLCLDEFMVTDVADALILNRLFRHLFNKGIILVATSNRAPDNLYEGGLQRDLFLPFIAALKERCVVHEIGSSVDYRKMTSGEQGFYLVGRDLSGFLKQKFQQLIGEGTATPQEVELVMGRKLQVPLGANGCAYFPFEELCDRPLGAADYFGLFKKFHTLVLEGIPIFGLHNKAAAHRFVTLVDVIYENKARLLCTADGTPQDLFEKILTISEAKSMAPRTSSRSRKNDDSNICVDNELGFTKDRTISRLTEINSREYLEHHAAMLSEKKERMDQNPHEA, from the exons ATGAGAAACGTCATCCGTTCTCTGCGACAACTGCGACCAGCCTTTCAGAGTCAAGATTGTGTTTTGTTCAGTGTTAATGTTGCACAAGAATCCCCATGTCATTTTGGACTGAGCTGTCAAATTCATAGTTCAGCTTATATAGTTGCTGATCATGCTGAGACCAACTTCGTCAAAAACCATTCGTTTGTAACAACCACGAGAGCTCTCTCCACTGATGCTGCGAAACTCACAAATAGAG TTACAGAAACAAGCAAAGCTGGGCCTCTTGTTGAGTATGAACGAAGAATTGCCAATGGTGAACTTGTAGAAGGTGATGCTTGCCAG GTTGACACTCTGTCAGAACTTCAGAGACTATATGATGATCTTGTTGAGTCTGCTGATGCCTGCCAACTGGATCGCAATTCTGAAAAACCTGTAAG GAGTGGATGGCTGTGGTCTAGGCTCTTGTCCCATCCTTCTTACTCACCTGTAAAAGGTTTATATCTTTTTGGAGGAGTGGGTACTGGTAAAACTATGCTGATGGACTTGTTTTTTGAACAATT GCCCTCTAATTGGAGGAAAAAGAGGATTCATTTTCACGACTTTATGTTGAATGTACATAGCATGCTACAA AAGCATAAGGGGTTGTCAGATCCACTTGACAGGGTTGCAGGAGAGATTTCTGATGATGCAATTTTATTATGTCTTGACGAATTTATG GTAACTGATGTCGCAGATGCATTGATACTAAATCGCTTGTTTAGACATTTGTTCAACAAAGGCATT ATTCTAGTAGCAACATCGAATCGTGCACCAGATAACCTGTATGAGGGTGGATTGCAGAGGGATCTCTTTCTACCCTTCATTGCAGCACTGAAG GAAAGATGCGTAGTACATGAGATTGGTTCATCAGTCGACTACCGCAAAATGACTTCG GGGGAACAAGGATTCTATTTAGTTGGGAGAGATTTGTCTGGATTTCTTAAGCAAAAGTTTCAACAGTTGATTGGAGAAGGCACAGCTACTCCCCAAGAAGTAGAACTAGTTATGGGAAGGAAACTGCAA GTTCCATTGGGAGCTAACGGATGTGCCTATTTTCCTTTCGAGGAACTTTGTGATAGACCTCTTGGGGCTGCAGACTATTTTGGGTTATTTA AGAAGTTCCACACGTTGGTTTTAGAAGGCATTCCAATATTTGGGCTTCACAATAAAGCAGCTGCGCATAGATTTGTCACTTTAGTTGAC GTAATATACGAGAACAAGGCCAGACTATTATGTACTGCTGATGGAACTCCTCAAGATctctttgaaaaaatattaacaatatctGAAGCTAAAAGTATGGCACCCAGAACCTCTTCAAGATCAAGGAAAAATGATGATTCTAATATTTGCGTGGATAATGAATTGGGGTTTACAAAAGACCGCACCATTAGTAG ACTGACAGAGATTAACAGCAGGGAATATTTAGAGCATCATGCTGCCATGTTATCAGAAAAGAAGGAAAGAATGGATCAGAATCCCCATGAAGCCTGA
- the LOC137807405 gene encoding uncharacterized protein isoform X2, whose amino-acid sequence MRNVIRSLRQLRPAFQSQDCVLFSVNVAQESPCHFGLSCQIHSSAYIVADHAETNFVKNHSFVTTTRALSTDAAKLTNRETSKAGPLVEYERRIANGELVEGDACQVDTLSELQRLYDDLVESADACQLDRNSEKPVRSGWLWSRLLSHPSYSPVKGLYLFGGVGTGKTMLMDLFFEQLPSNWRKKRIHFHDFMLNVHSMLQKHKGLSDPLDRVAGEISDDAILLCLDEFMVTDVADALILNRLFRHLFNKGIILVATSNRAPDNLYEGGLQRDLFLPFIAALKERCVVHEIGSSVDYRKMTSGEQGFYLVGRDLSGFLKQKFQQLIGEGTATPQEVELVMGRKLQVPLGANGCAYFPFEELCDRPLGAADYFGLFKKFHTLVLEGIPIFGLHNKAAAHRFVTLVDVIYENKARLLCTADGTPQDLFEKILTISEAKSMAPRTSSRSRKNDDSNICVDNELGFTKDRTISRLTEINSREYLEHHAAMLSEKKERMDQNPHEA is encoded by the exons ATGAGAAACGTCATCCGTTCTCTGCGACAACTGCGACCAGCCTTTCAGAGTCAAGATTGTGTTTTGTTCAGTGTTAATGTTGCACAAGAATCCCCATGTCATTTTGGACTGAGCTGTCAAATTCATAGTTCAGCTTATATAGTTGCTGATCATGCTGAGACCAACTTCGTCAAAAACCATTCGTTTGTAACAACCACGAGAGCTCTCTCCACTGATGCTGCGAAACTCACAAATAGAG AAACAAGCAAAGCTGGGCCTCTTGTTGAGTATGAACGAAGAATTGCCAATGGTGAACTTGTAGAAGGTGATGCTTGCCAG GTTGACACTCTGTCAGAACTTCAGAGACTATATGATGATCTTGTTGAGTCTGCTGATGCCTGCCAACTGGATCGCAATTCTGAAAAACCTGTAAG GAGTGGATGGCTGTGGTCTAGGCTCTTGTCCCATCCTTCTTACTCACCTGTAAAAGGTTTATATCTTTTTGGAGGAGTGGGTACTGGTAAAACTATGCTGATGGACTTGTTTTTTGAACAATT GCCCTCTAATTGGAGGAAAAAGAGGATTCATTTTCACGACTTTATGTTGAATGTACATAGCATGCTACAA AAGCATAAGGGGTTGTCAGATCCACTTGACAGGGTTGCAGGAGAGATTTCTGATGATGCAATTTTATTATGTCTTGACGAATTTATG GTAACTGATGTCGCAGATGCATTGATACTAAATCGCTTGTTTAGACATTTGTTCAACAAAGGCATT ATTCTAGTAGCAACATCGAATCGTGCACCAGATAACCTGTATGAGGGTGGATTGCAGAGGGATCTCTTTCTACCCTTCATTGCAGCACTGAAG GAAAGATGCGTAGTACATGAGATTGGTTCATCAGTCGACTACCGCAAAATGACTTCG GGGGAACAAGGATTCTATTTAGTTGGGAGAGATTTGTCTGGATTTCTTAAGCAAAAGTTTCAACAGTTGATTGGAGAAGGCACAGCTACTCCCCAAGAAGTAGAACTAGTTATGGGAAGGAAACTGCAA GTTCCATTGGGAGCTAACGGATGTGCCTATTTTCCTTTCGAGGAACTTTGTGATAGACCTCTTGGGGCTGCAGACTATTTTGGGTTATTTA AGAAGTTCCACACGTTGGTTTTAGAAGGCATTCCAATATTTGGGCTTCACAATAAAGCAGCTGCGCATAGATTTGTCACTTTAGTTGAC GTAATATACGAGAACAAGGCCAGACTATTATGTACTGCTGATGGAACTCCTCAAGATctctttgaaaaaatattaacaatatctGAAGCTAAAAGTATGGCACCCAGAACCTCTTCAAGATCAAGGAAAAATGATGATTCTAATATTTGCGTGGATAATGAATTGGGGTTTACAAAAGACCGCACCATTAGTAG ACTGACAGAGATTAACAGCAGGGAATATTTAGAGCATCATGCTGCCATGTTATCAGAAAAGAAGGAAAGAATGGATCAGAATCCCCATGAAGCCTGA
- the LOC137807406 gene encoding uncharacterized protein: protein MANQGAKKRKEENARHMARLRQVIIACNVIYVLLRMLVFHSSFTWKHWIGLILTSLAYVIPYQQLAKMATPAYAEDGELLDGGFDMSTGGVCGYLHDVIYITCFVQVMSIISGKFWFAYLVIPAFGAYKSFGFIKGFLPQGSEESFEDEKTRKKREKMEKKASRPKFVKTRTR, encoded by the exons ATGGCGAATCAGGGCGCTAAGAAACgcaaagaagagaatgctcGTCACATGGCTAGGCTCCGCCAAGTCATCATCGCCTGCAAC GTTATTTATGTGTTGCTAAGAATGTTGGTGTTCCATTCGAGTTTCACCTGGAAGCACTGGATTGGGTTGATTTTGACTTCTTTGGCATATGTTATTCCCTATCAACAGCTCGCAAAGATGGCAACTCCTGCTTACGCTGAAGATGGTGAACTTTTAGATGGTGGGTTTGATATGTCTACAGGCGGAGTTTGTGG ATACTTACACGATGTTATCTACATAACATGTTTTGTGCAAGTCATGTCCATTATCTCTGGAAAGTTCTGGTTTGCATATCTAGTG ATACCGGCTTTTGGAGCATACAAGTCCTTTGGCTTCATTAAAGGATTTTTGCCACAAGGTTCAGAG GAATCATTTGAAGATGAAAAGACCCGCAAGAAAAGGgaaaagatggagaagaagGCATCCAGACCCAAGTTTGTGAAGACAAGAACTAGATAG
- the LOC137807407 gene encoding autophagy-related protein 18b isoform X1, translating into MANHSSSSSILCASFNQDFSYFAVGTRDGFRIFDTNTGKLCYERAVGAFVIVEMLFSSSLLAIVGAGDQPSLSPRRLCLFNKITGAALKELNFLTSILAVRMNRQRLVVILQDKAYVYEINSLSIVDIIDTVPNIKGICAFSPCLDACYLALPASTTKGSALLYNVMNRHLHCEIDAHRSPLAAMALSSNGMYIATASEQGTIIRVHLVSDATKSYSFRRGTYPSTIFSLTFGPSKQLPDILAASSSSGSIHLFTLGFASHPSRSKSSSGFLGSIIPGAVSDVLDPAYHHVLHNTVPAGVKSYIVIRKVENLTNSSSSELLACRAILSVITSNGFFKEYNLSINARNELSWALGREFNL; encoded by the exons ATGGCCAatcattcttcttcttcctctatcctCTGCGCTTCTTTCAACCAGGACTTTAG ttaCTTTGCTGTTGGCACCAGGGATGGTTTTAGAATATTTGATACCAATACAGGAAAACTCTGCTATGAAAGAG CTGTTGGAGCTTTTGTTATTGTGGAGATGCTGTTTAGCTCCAGTCTTCTTGCTATCGTTGGTGCTGGTGATCAG CCATCTTTGTCCCCTCGCCGTCTCTGTTTGTTCAATAAGATCACGGGCGCTGCTCTTAAAGAATTGAACTTTCTAACTTCCATACTTGCTGTTCGCATGAATAGACAAAG ACTTGTTGTCATTTTACAAGACAAAGCATATGTATATGAAATAAATAGTCTCAGTATTGTAGACATTATTGACACAGTGCCAAATATTAAAG GGATTTGTGCTTTTTCCCCTTGTTTGGATGCTTGCTACTTGGCTCTTCCTGCCAGTACTACCAAAGGATCTGCATTGTTGTATAATGTCATGAATCGTCATTTACACTGTGAG ATTGATGCTCATCGTTCACCATTGGCTGCAATGGCTCTTTCTTCTAATGGAATGTACATAGCTACAGCATCTGAGCAAGGTACCATAATCAGAGTTCATTTGGTGTCAGACGCAACAAAG TCATATAGCTTTAGAAGGGGGACATACCCGTCTACTATATTTTCTCTGACATTTGGACCATCAAAGCAGCTTCCAGATATTCTTGCAGCCTCAAGTTCTTCTGGTTCTATTCATCTTTTCACTCTTGGATTTGCTTCACATCCAAG CAGGAGCAAGAGTTCAAGTGGCTTTCTAGGATCTATAATTCCTGGTGCTGTGAGTGATGTACTAGATCCTGCTTATCATCACGTACTTCATAATACTGTTCCTGCAGGGGTGAAAAG CTATATAGTAATTCGCAAGGTTGAAAATTTGACCAACTCCTCATCATCTGAACTCCTAGCTTGTAG AGCCATTTTGTCGGTAATAACTTCTAACGGATTCTTCAAGGAATACAACTTAAGCATTAATGCCCGGAATGAATTATCTTGGGCTTTAGGGCGTGAGTTCAATCTGTGA
- the LOC137807407 gene encoding autophagy-related protein 18b isoform X2: MANHSSSSSILCASFNQDFSYFAVGTRDGFRIFDTNTGKLCYERAVGAFVIVEMLFSSSLLAIVGAGDQPSLSPRRLCLFNKITGAALKELNFLTSILAVRMNRQRLVVILQDKAYVYEINSLSIVDIIDTVPNIKGICAFSPCLDACYLALPASTTKGSALLYNVMNRHLHCEIDAHRSPLAAMALSSNGMYIATASEQGTIIRVHLVSDATKSYSFRRGTYPSTIFSLTFGPSKQLPDILAASSSSGSIHLFTLGFASHPRSKSSSGFLGSIIPGAVSDVLDPAYHHVLHNTVPAGVKSYIVIRKVENLTNSSSSELLACRAILSVITSNGFFKEYNLSINARNELSWALGREFNL; this comes from the exons ATGGCCAatcattcttcttcttcctctatcctCTGCGCTTCTTTCAACCAGGACTTTAG ttaCTTTGCTGTTGGCACCAGGGATGGTTTTAGAATATTTGATACCAATACAGGAAAACTCTGCTATGAAAGAG CTGTTGGAGCTTTTGTTATTGTGGAGATGCTGTTTAGCTCCAGTCTTCTTGCTATCGTTGGTGCTGGTGATCAG CCATCTTTGTCCCCTCGCCGTCTCTGTTTGTTCAATAAGATCACGGGCGCTGCTCTTAAAGAATTGAACTTTCTAACTTCCATACTTGCTGTTCGCATGAATAGACAAAG ACTTGTTGTCATTTTACAAGACAAAGCATATGTATATGAAATAAATAGTCTCAGTATTGTAGACATTATTGACACAGTGCCAAATATTAAAG GGATTTGTGCTTTTTCCCCTTGTTTGGATGCTTGCTACTTGGCTCTTCCTGCCAGTACTACCAAAGGATCTGCATTGTTGTATAATGTCATGAATCGTCATTTACACTGTGAG ATTGATGCTCATCGTTCACCATTGGCTGCAATGGCTCTTTCTTCTAATGGAATGTACATAGCTACAGCATCTGAGCAAGGTACCATAATCAGAGTTCATTTGGTGTCAGACGCAACAAAG TCATATAGCTTTAGAAGGGGGACATACCCGTCTACTATATTTTCTCTGACATTTGGACCATCAAAGCAGCTTCCAGATATTCTTGCAGCCTCAAGTTCTTCTGGTTCTATTCATCTTTTCACTCTTGGATTTGCTTCACATCCAAG GAGCAAGAGTTCAAGTGGCTTTCTAGGATCTATAATTCCTGGTGCTGTGAGTGATGTACTAGATCCTGCTTATCATCACGTACTTCATAATACTGTTCCTGCAGGGGTGAAAAG CTATATAGTAATTCGCAAGGTTGAAAATTTGACCAACTCCTCATCATCTGAACTCCTAGCTTGTAG AGCCATTTTGTCGGTAATAACTTCTAACGGATTCTTCAAGGAATACAACTTAAGCATTAATGCCCGGAATGAATTATCTTGGGCTTTAGGGCGTGAGTTCAATCTGTGA